One window of the Branchiostoma lanceolatum isolate klBraLanc5 chromosome 3, klBraLanc5.hap2, whole genome shotgun sequence genome contains the following:
- the LOC136431415 gene encoding WD repeat-containing protein 91-like isoform X5, protein MATSTDRMDDLVRDYLLYRGFTSTLKVFEGEIKSDKDRGFRADKVVEQMIGFIQQYELGALREYWGHLDRRVFCRLEHVHSTGVNKLARSLLRLYLVHAMQNGRTEKVTEFFEKLAPEIQGQPEWREWFVLPFLSNPEQNPAFMMYFTKQWADTFIVSLHNFLSVIFHSMPVPTLLSFKMEQAKMTQFKEENDMLRQQVAALQQRELKKALKEKEKVKLAGSGELMDEFYAGPMEIRDDPDNPKVARGKSSNSPSPVRKPTLLSTIKPQLASAKKPAGKTTTAVQKKEDNSQRPVSPGVQRKAQVDVGKSAKPPGESAKTTLVQKQAMKQQKAVSLEQQRRELLSKAQAAQARSNALAQESLQESTLVRKETDGPKDVQKFTTPSSAAKESKASVKQEAGSGSLSPRDGSMPVFTENNSTKATEEQHPFLVLSQEDYIEHHSSITHCRFSVSGTCIASADIDGVVKVWNFSPAPVTIATIMSKSPIQSLEWVTKPSRLLLLGSRQSTVRLYDTEAKKNLVESQTDPLYPRVVTMACSPSGSSFVCGMARQTGSVEGRLQMWDMKTMKVQRELPLDPPSVCANCTAFTFNGHLLVSGASDGVIRLYDMQRLDCLMSWQAHSGEVYCTVLYCTVLYCTLRLKMCC, encoded by the exons ATGGCTACCTCGACTGATAGAATGGATGATCTTGTCCGAGATTACCTCCTCTATCGGGGTTTTACTAGCACGCTGAAAGTTTTCGAGGGGGAGATTAAGTCAGATAAGGACAGAGGATTCCGT GCTGACAAGGTTGTTGAACAGATGATCGGGTTCATTCAGCAGTACGAGCTGGGCGCGCTGCGGGAGTACTGGGGACATCTGGACAGGAGGGTGTTCTGTCGACTGGAGCATGTGCACTCCACAG GTGTGAATAAGCTTGCCCGGAGCCTCCTTCGGCTGTACCTTGTCCATGCTATGCAGAATGGCCGGACTGAGAAAGTCACTGAGTTCTTTGAAAAGTTGGCCCCAGAGATCCAGGGCCAACCAGAATGGAGGGAATGGTTTG tGCTGCCATTTTTGTCCAACCCGGAGCAGAATCCAGCATTTATGATGTACTTCACTAAGCAGTGGGCTGACACTTTCATTGTCTCCTTACATAACTTCCTCAGCGTCATCTTCCATAGCATGC CTGTACCAACCCTACTGAGTTTTAAGATGGAGCAAGCCAAGATGACTCAGTTCAAGGAGGAGAACGACATGCTCAGGCAGcag GTTGCAGCCTTACAGCAGAGGGAACTAAAGAAAGCTCTGAAGGAGAAGGAAAAGGTGAAACTAGCTGGGTCAGGAGAACTCATGGATGAATTCTACGCCGGGCCAAT GGAAATACGGGATGATCCTGACAACCCGAAGGTTGCTAGAGGAAAGAGCTCCAACTCCCCCTCTCCTGTCCGTAAACCAACACTCCTATCCACCATCAAGCCACAGCTGGCTTCAGCCAAGAAACCAGcagggaaaacaacaacagccgTGCAGAAAAAAGAGGACAATTCACAG AGACCAGTCAGCCCAGGAGTCCAGAGAAAGGCCCAGGTAGATGTTGGTAAATCAGCCAAGCCTCCTGGTGAGTCAGCAAAGACAACACTGGTGCAGAAACAGGCCATGAAGCAACAGAAGGCCGTTAGTCTGGAGCAGCAGCGCAGAGAGCTTCTGTCTAAAGCACAGGCTGCACAG GCCAGATCAAATGCCTTGGCTCAAGAGAGTCTACAGGAGTCTACCCTGGTGAGAAAGGAGACTGATGGACCTAAGGATGTGCAGAAGTTCACTACTCCATCTTCTGCTGCAAAAGAGTCAAAAGCTAGTGTGAAACAGGAGGCTGGTAGTGGCAGCCTGTCTCCAAGAGATG GGTCCATGCCTGTCTTTACCGAAAATAATTCTACAAAAG CAACAGAGGAGCAACACCCCTTTCTTGTGCTGAGTCAG GAGGACTACATAGAGCACCACTCCTCCATCACCCACTGTCGCTTCTCCGTGTCAGGAACCTGCATCGCTAGTGCAGACATCGATGGTGTGGTCAA GGTGTGGAACTTCAGCCCTGCTcctgttaccatagcaaccatCATGTCTAAGTCTCCTATCCAATCGCTGGAGTGGGTGACCAAGCCAAGTAGACTG CTTCTCCTGGGGAGCAGACAGAGCACAGTGAGGCTGTACGATACTGAAGCCAAGAAAAACCTGGTGGAGTCACAGACAGATCCACTGTATCCACG TGTTGTGACCATGGCCTGCAGTCCCAGTGGCAGCAGTTTTGTGTGTGGGATGGCCAGACAGACGGGCAGTGTGGAGGGAAGACTGCAGATGTGGGACATGAAAACCATGAAAGtacag AGAGAGCTGCCCCTTGACCCGCCGTCTGTGTGTGCCAATTGTACAGCTTTCACTTTCAATGGACACCTGCTGGTCAGTGGAGCGTCCGACGGAGTCATCAGGCTCTACG ATATGCAGCGTTTGGACTGTCTGATGAGTTGGCAGGCTCACAGTGGGGAggtgtattgtactgtactgtactgtactgttttATACTGTACCCTAAGACTTAAGATGTGTTGTTGA